The Chitinophaga flava genome has a segment encoding these proteins:
- a CDS encoding response regulator transcription factor — MKSRILLVEDDEFFAKVLKRQLERANFEVTHAVDGQAGWEKFQETIFDLCILDVVMPRKDGFTLAGEIRAMDFNIPIVFTSSRYMEQDRLQGFDIGADDYLVKPFNTDELISRIKVYIKRSRLLRSEKRIVYTVGNLIFDYSQLQLRHKDNEVDNHVRIAPKEAELLRYLCENSNKKLKREHILASVWGQDGYLAQRVMDVYLSRLRRHIAMDPSIRIETFHGKGLMLVINEMDRTHIIAKA, encoded by the coding sequence ATGAAATCACGTATTCTTTTGGTAGAGGACGATGAATTTTTTGCAAAAGTGCTCAAGCGCCAGCTGGAGCGTGCCAATTTTGAAGTTACGCATGCTGTAGATGGGCAGGCCGGTTGGGAGAAGTTTCAGGAAACGATCTTTGATCTGTGTATTCTGGATGTAGTCATGCCAAGGAAGGATGGGTTTACACTGGCCGGAGAGATCCGTGCGATGGATTTCAACATTCCTATTGTATTTACATCTTCCCGTTATATGGAGCAGGACAGGTTGCAGGGGTTTGATATAGGGGCGGATGATTACCTGGTAAAACCCTTTAATACGGATGAACTGATCAGCCGTATTAAAGTTTACATTAAACGCAGCCGTCTGCTTCGGAGTGAGAAGCGGATTGTTTATACTGTCGGTAACCTCATATTTGACTATTCCCAGCTTCAGCTGCGGCATAAAGACAATGAGGTAGACAACCACGTCCGGATCGCACCCAAGGAGGCGGAACTACTGCGCTATCTGTGTGAAAACTCTAATAAAAAGCTCAAACGGGAACATATCCTCGCCAGTGTCTGGGGTCAGGACGGCTATCTGGCACAACGGGTGATGGACGTATACCTGAGTCGTTTACGCAGGCATATTGCCATGGACCCGTCTATCAGGATTGAAACCTTCCATGGAAAAGGTCTTATGCTGGTCATCAATGAGATGGACCGCACTCACATCATTGCGAAAGCCTGA
- a CDS encoding YebC/PmpR family DNA-binding transcriptional regulator, whose protein sequence is MGRIFEVRKSTMFARWDKMAKAFSRIGKEIAIAVKASGPDPDNNPALRRCILNAKSVNMPKDRVDAAIKRAQGKDKTDYEEVVYEGYAPHGVAVIIDTATDNTTRTVANLRMHFTKGGGSLGNSGSVGFLFNRVGEFKVKNAGQNLEELELELIDFGLEEIGEDSEGNIIIRAAFTEFGNMAKALEDKGLEVISSELKRIPTTTVELSEEQAKEVLELVDRLEQDDDVQQVFYNLK, encoded by the coding sequence ATGGGAAGGATATTTGAAGTAAGAAAGTCAACCATGTTTGCCCGTTGGGACAAGATGGCAAAAGCATTTTCAAGAATCGGAAAAGAGATCGCCATTGCTGTTAAAGCCAGCGGCCCTGATCCGGACAACAACCCCGCTCTCCGTCGTTGCATACTCAACGCCAAAAGCGTAAACATGCCTAAAGACCGTGTGGACGCAGCTATTAAGCGTGCACAAGGTAAAGACAAGACTGATTACGAAGAAGTTGTATACGAAGGTTATGCCCCTCATGGTGTGGCAGTAATCATCGATACTGCTACTGACAATACTACCCGTACTGTGGCCAACCTGCGTATGCACTTTACCAAAGGTGGAGGCAGCCTCGGTAACAGTGGTTCCGTAGGTTTCCTTTTTAACCGTGTAGGTGAGTTTAAAGTAAAAAATGCCGGCCAGAACCTCGAAGAACTGGAACTGGAACTGATTGATTTCGGTCTGGAAGAAATCGGAGAAGACAGCGAAGGCAATATCATCATCCGTGCAGCATTCACCGAATTCGGTAATATGGCCAAAGCACTGGAAGACAAAGGCCTGGAAGTGATCAGCTCAGAGCTGAAACGTATCCCTACCACTACCGTGGAACTGAGCGAAGAACAAGCCAAAGAAGTACTGGAACTGGTAGATCGTCTGGAACAGGACGACGACGTACAGCAGGTTTTCTACAATCTGAAATAA
- a CDS encoding amino acid permease yields MGLLFSRTKSLNQLLNEASESEKGLKRTLSATNLIALGIGAIIGAGLFSLTGLAAANNSGPAVTISFLIGAIGCAFAGLCYAEFASMIPIAGSAYTYSYATMGEFMAWIIGWDLVLEYALGAATVAISWSQYLVKFLHHFNIHLPAQLTASPFETITMMDGTTVHGWLNLPAIFIVICLSMLLIRGTKESAFTNALLVALKVAVVLVFIAVGWSHINPANYDPYIPANEGFGHFGISGVLRGAAVVFFAFIGFDAVSTAAQEAKKPQKDMPIGILGSLAICTILYVLFSHVMTGLANYKEFKDSAAPVAIAIAKTPYGWLQQAIILAIIAGYTSVILVMLMGQSRVFYSMSQDGLLPKTFSQVHPKYRTPYKSNLLFMVFVSLFSAFVPVHVVGEMVSIGTLFAFVLVCIGIIIMRKKQPDAVRPFKTPLVPFVPIMGIIICVIMMGALPWDTWLRLAIWMGLGFIIYFTYSKKNSKIGQRGE; encoded by the coding sequence ATGGGTCTTTTATTTTCCAGAACAAAATCTTTAAACCAACTTCTAAATGAAGCGAGCGAGTCGGAAAAAGGATTAAAGCGGACATTATCAGCTACCAACCTGATTGCATTGGGTATTGGCGCCATCATTGGTGCGGGGCTGTTTTCCCTCACCGGTCTGGCTGCAGCCAATAACTCAGGACCAGCTGTAACGATCTCTTTCCTCATAGGCGCCATTGGTTGCGCTTTTGCAGGTTTATGCTATGCCGAATTTGCTTCCATGATCCCTATCGCAGGTAGTGCCTATACGTACTCCTATGCCACTATGGGCGAATTTATGGCCTGGATCATCGGATGGGACCTGGTACTGGAATATGCACTGGGCGCAGCTACCGTAGCCATCAGCTGGTCACAGTATCTGGTGAAATTCCTTCACCACTTTAATATCCATCTACCGGCCCAGCTAACAGCCTCTCCCTTTGAAACCATCACCATGATGGATGGTACTACTGTACATGGTTGGCTGAACCTGCCTGCTATCTTCATTGTGATATGCTTATCCATGCTGCTGATACGCGGTACCAAAGAATCCGCCTTTACCAACGCCCTGCTCGTAGCGCTGAAAGTAGCGGTGGTACTGGTATTTATCGCAGTGGGCTGGAGCCATATAAACCCGGCTAACTACGACCCTTACATCCCTGCCAATGAAGGCTTTGGCCACTTCGGTATCTCTGGTGTATTGCGTGGTGCGGCTGTGGTGTTCTTTGCCTTTATCGGTTTTGATGCTGTATCTACCGCAGCACAGGAAGCCAAAAAGCCGCAGAAAGACATGCCGATCGGCATCCTGGGCTCTCTGGCCATCTGTACCATTTTATACGTGCTGTTTTCGCATGTGATGACTGGCCTCGCCAACTACAAGGAATTTAAAGACAGCGCAGCTCCGGTAGCTATCGCCATTGCGAAAACTCCGTACGGCTGGCTGCAACAAGCTATCATCCTCGCTATCATCGCGGGTTACACTTCCGTAATCCTGGTGATGCTGATGGGACAGTCCCGCGTGTTTTACTCCATGTCCCAAGATGGTTTATTGCCTAAAACATTCTCCCAGGTACATCCTAAATACCGTACTCCTTACAAATCCAACCTGCTGTTCATGGTGTTTGTAAGCCTCTTCTCCGCTTTTGTGCCTGTGCATGTAGTGGGAGAAATGGTGAGCATCGGTACCCTGTTTGCCTTTGTACTGGTATGTATCGGTATTATCATCATGCGCAAAAAACAGCCGGATGCAGTAAGACCATTCAAAACTCCGCTGGTGCCTTTCGTTCCAATCATGGGCATCATCATTTGTGTGATCATGATGGGTGCACTGCCCTGGGATACCTGGTTAAGGCTGGCGATCTGGATGGGACTCGGTTTCATCATCTATTTCACCTATAGCAAGAAAAACAGTAAGATCGGCCAACGCGGTGAATAG